In Halorubellus sp. JP-L1, one DNA window encodes the following:
- a CDS encoding succinate dehydrogenase/fumarate reductase iron-sulfur subunit, giving the protein MSTQVPEQEGEAESSADAETDASVESPQEQRMAKKATDRAYRDAQKKAQEEIAAAEEAVRMKVFRYDPEVEGKQEPRFDEFHVPFEKGMTVLDALMYARDHYDPSLTFRHSCRQAVCGSDAMFVNGQQRLCCKTQMSDLEWPVRVEPLPHQDVVKDLVVDMQHFYDQMHSVEPYFQGENAPDGEEQKQTRENREKIKMSTRCIWCGACMSSCNIAAGDNEYLGPAAINKAYRFYMDEREDEAELEEHRLRILEQEHGVWRCQTQFSCTEVCPKDIPLTEHIQELKREAVKSNLKFW; this is encoded by the coding sequence ATGAGCACGCAAGTACCGGAGCAGGAGGGCGAAGCGGAGTCGAGCGCCGACGCGGAGACGGACGCGTCGGTCGAATCACCCCAGGAGCAGCGGATGGCGAAGAAGGCGACGGACCGCGCGTACCGGGACGCCCAGAAGAAGGCCCAGGAGGAGATCGCGGCGGCCGAGGAGGCCGTCCGGATGAAGGTGTTCCGGTACGACCCCGAGGTGGAGGGCAAGCAGGAGCCGCGGTTCGACGAGTTCCACGTGCCCTTCGAGAAGGGGATGACGGTGCTGGACGCGCTCATGTACGCGCGCGACCACTACGACCCGTCGCTGACGTTCCGGCACTCGTGCCGGCAGGCGGTGTGTGGGTCGGACGCGATGTTCGTCAACGGCCAGCAGCGCCTGTGCTGTAAGACCCAAATGAGCGACCTGGAGTGGCCGGTTCGCGTGGAGCCGCTCCCGCACCAGGACGTCGTGAAGGACCTGGTCGTGGACATGCAGCACTTCTACGACCAGATGCACTCGGTGGAGCCGTACTTCCAGGGCGAGAACGCGCCCGACGGCGAGGAACAGAAGCAGACGCGGGAGAACCGCGAGAAGATAAAGATGAGTACGCGCTGCATCTGGTGTGGTGCGTGCATGTCCTCGTGCAACATCGCTGCGGGCGACAACGAGTACCTGGGGCCGGCGGCGATCAACAAGGCGTACCGGTTCTACATGGACGAGCGCGAGGACGAGGCGGAACTCGAGGAGCATCGACTCCGCATCCTCGAGCAGGAGCACGGCGTCTGGCGCTGCCAGACTCAGTTCTCGTGCACGGAGGTCTGCCCGAAGGACATCCCGCTGACCGAGCACATCCAGGAACTGAAGCGCGAAGCGGTCAAGAGCAACCTCAAGTTCTGGTAA
- a CDS encoding succinate dehydrogenase hydrophobic membrane anchor subunit codes for MAADTAGAPTSFDRGGWGWLFQRITAAFLIVVLAFHFFLLHFYNHAYEVTFAGTSARMGDLAYFATMWLFLVAATFHGVNGIYNAMLNQGIEGTQKRVAQGVLGIAALLLVVQGTRVALVMNGFL; via the coding sequence ATGGCGGCCGACACCGCCGGTGCGCCGACGTCCTTCGATCGCGGTGGCTGGGGCTGGCTCTTCCAGCGAATCACGGCGGCGTTCCTCATCGTCGTCCTCGCGTTTCACTTCTTCCTGCTGCACTTCTACAACCACGCGTACGAGGTCACGTTCGCCGGGACGTCCGCGCGGATGGGGGACCTCGCGTACTTCGCGACGATGTGGCTGTTCCTCGTCGCCGCGACGTTCCACGGCGTCAACGGCATCTACAACGCGATGCTGAACCAGGGCATCGAGGGCACGCAGAAGCGAGTGGCGCAGGGCGTCCTCGGCATCGCCGCCCTGCTCCTCGTGGTGCAGGGCACGCGCGTCGCACTCGTCATGAACGGATTCCTATAA
- the sdhC gene encoding succinate dehydrogenase, cytochrome b556 subunit, with the protein MSQSYNRGLIEDFGRWKEFQAGMWAWIFHKFTGWILVGYLFTHIAVLSTATTGAETYTQTLQGLESIFVVRILEIGLLATAVFHILNGTRLLLVDLGIGLGSQDRSFYASLVLTGAIVVASVPTFLAGLGGGA; encoded by the coding sequence ATGAGCCAGTCTTACAACCGCGGTCTCATCGAGGACTTCGGCCGCTGGAAGGAGTTCCAGGCCGGCATGTGGGCGTGGATCTTCCACAAGTTCACCGGGTGGATCCTCGTCGGGTACCTCTTCACGCACATCGCAGTTCTCAGCACGGCGACGACGGGCGCAGAAACGTACACGCAAACGCTACAGGGCCTCGAAAGCATCTTCGTCGTCCGCATCCTGGAGATCGGGCTGCTGGCGACGGCCGTGTTCCACATCCTGAACGGGACGCGACTGCTGCTCGTCGACCTCGGCATCGGTCTCGGGTCGCAGGACCGGAGTTTCTACGCGTCGCTCGTCCTGACGGGCGCGATCGTCGTCGCGAGCGTCCCGACGTTCCTCGCCGGGCTCGGAGGTGGCGCCTGA
- a CDS encoding succinylglutamate desuccinylase/aspartoacylase family protein has translation MSDDDADAFTYNGGRVDPGETANIRYGISETYLGDPVRIPVTIINGERPGPTVFLSAAAHGDELNGIEVVREVAHEWDLADLQGTLVCMPVLNVPGFLAQQRYLPIYDRDLNRSFPGHEDSTSAKRMAHRIFTNFVEPCDLGIDLHTSTRGRTNMLHVRADMANDEVSRLANAFASNVIISSDGPDGTLRREATDAGIPTITIEMGEAHRFQRQLIDRALGGVLSVLAEYGLLATEAVSWPGWRTVVEDNDEKTWLRADAGGMVDMHFESGSLVHEGDRICTITSPFKLDNTEVEAPFTGVLVGVLENPVVYPGNPLCHLVELDEPTRRALEREQTPRASTGGESP, from the coding sequence ATGAGCGACGACGACGCGGACGCCTTCACCTACAACGGCGGGCGGGTGGACCCGGGCGAGACCGCGAACATCCGCTACGGGATCAGCGAAACCTACCTCGGCGATCCCGTCCGCATCCCCGTCACCATCATCAACGGCGAACGCCCCGGGCCGACCGTCTTCCTCTCGGCGGCCGCGCACGGCGACGAACTGAACGGGATCGAGGTCGTGCGCGAGGTCGCCCACGAGTGGGATCTCGCTGACCTCCAGGGGACGCTCGTCTGCATGCCGGTCCTGAACGTCCCCGGGTTCCTCGCCCAGCAGCGGTACCTACCGATCTACGACCGCGACCTGAACCGGTCGTTCCCCGGGCACGAGGACTCGACGAGCGCGAAGCGGATGGCTCACCGCATCTTCACGAACTTCGTCGAACCGTGCGACCTCGGCATCGACCTCCACACGTCGACGCGCGGCCGAACGAACATGCTGCACGTCCGGGCGGACATGGCGAACGACGAGGTGTCGCGGCTCGCGAACGCGTTCGCGTCGAACGTCATCATCAGCAGCGACGGCCCCGACGGCACGCTCCGGCGCGAGGCGACCGACGCCGGTATCCCCACCATCACCATCGAGATGGGCGAAGCCCACCGGTTCCAGCGCCAGCTCATCGACCGCGCGCTCGGGGGCGTTCTGAGCGTCCTCGCCGAGTACGGCCTGCTCGCGACCGAGGCGGTGAGCTGGCCGGGGTGGCGGACCGTCGTCGAGGACAACGACGAGAAGACGTGGCTGCGCGCGGACGCCGGCGGCATGGTCGACATGCACTTCGAGTCCGGGTCGCTCGTCCACGAGGGCGACCGCATCTGCACCATCACCAGCCCGTTCAAGCTCGACAACACCGAGGTTGAGGCACCGTTCACGGGCGTGCTCGTCGGCGTCCTCGAGAACCCGGTCGTCTACCCGGGGAACCCGCTCTGTCACCTCGTCGAACTCGACGAACCGACGCGGCGCGCGCTCGAACGCGAGCAGACGCCGAGGGCGTCGACCGGCGGCGAATCCCCGTGA
- a CDS encoding GNAT family N-acetyltransferase gives MEVRDATADDFEAMRRTAAASMHESYDSFLDPQTIDAALEEWYGADTLAAQVSAADALLYVAEADDDGVVGFVQAEVVTKDPVEGRILWLHVHPEARGDGVGSRLFVRAQEELLQRGAERITGVVLEGNELGTAFYEGHGFARAGDRTVDVGDESYAEALYVQAEAGEVEWESLDEYDVDGQSVFVSYSEADRGSKGPLYQAYSDPDRDRKYGYFCGACHSFDVSMSSMGVVECNDCENRRKATRWDASYL, from the coding sequence ATGGAAGTACGTGACGCCACCGCGGACGACTTCGAGGCGATGCGGCGGACGGCTGCAGCGTCGATGCACGAGTCCTACGATTCGTTCCTGGACCCGCAGACGATCGACGCGGCGCTCGAGGAATGGTACGGCGCGGACACGCTGGCCGCGCAGGTGTCCGCGGCGGACGCGCTCCTGTACGTCGCCGAGGCCGACGACGACGGCGTCGTCGGGTTCGTGCAGGCGGAGGTCGTGACGAAAGACCCGGTCGAGGGCCGCATCCTCTGGCTGCACGTGCATCCCGAAGCGCGGGGAGATGGCGTCGGGTCGCGGCTGTTCGTTCGCGCGCAGGAGGAACTCCTCCAGCGGGGCGCCGAGCGCATCACGGGCGTCGTCCTCGAGGGGAACGAGCTCGGGACGGCGTTCTACGAGGGCCACGGGTTCGCGCGCGCCGGCGACCGGACGGTCGACGTCGGCGACGAGTCCTACGCGGAGGCGCTGTACGTGCAGGCGGAAGCCGGAGAGGTCGAGTGGGAGAGCCTCGACGAGTACGACGTCGACGGCCAGTCGGTGTTCGTGAGCTACAGCGAGGCCGACCGCGGGTCGAAGGGGCCGCTCTACCAGGCGTACAGCGACCCCGACCGCGACCGCAAGTACGGCTACTTCTGCGGCGCGTGTCACTCCTTCGACGTGTCGATGAGCTCGATGGGGGTCGTCGAGTGCAACGACTGCGAGAACCGCCGGAAGGCGACCCGCTGGGACGCCTCCTACCTCTGA
- a CDS encoding RimK family alpha-L-glutamate ligase — MNGSSGVRVGVLSFHNSKESKAICNAIEDLGHEPEWLREENTSVRVRGNDVELTPNVDVVANRMLLSNTEQPCEDLGVANTIASLRPMLNAPNATLRASHKFATAGALAEADIQVPDALLALDATTLNAAREEFGDEAVYKTAIGTHGGGTWKVGRDEHVNPKVGNRYAFLQSLIERDDQDHRDIRVYVVGDEVVGAMYRYAPDNDWRTNVALGGSVEDATGDLPDEVVDIATEASDVVGLDYAGVDIVEGNEGWFVLEVNPTAGFKGLYEATGRSPAPYIAKLAIERAGGSVDAERVRELSATLDDSVPSCKPRAPTSESDEPVVVGYTEEVVVHGTQGSKTVLAKSDTGATRTSIDTSLAAEIGAGPIKSVMKVKSGSLKSGKSRPVVDLVVGVGGRQHTVTASVEDRSHMDYPLLLGRDILGNYQVDVSKRVDATEEADDEEEEESLE, encoded by the coding sequence ATGAACGGTTCGTCCGGTGTACGCGTCGGTGTTCTCAGTTTCCACAACAGCAAGGAGTCCAAGGCGATCTGTAACGCGATCGAGGACCTCGGGCACGAACCCGAGTGGCTGCGCGAGGAGAACACGAGCGTCCGCGTGCGCGGCAACGACGTCGAGTTGACGCCGAACGTGGACGTCGTGGCGAACCGGATGCTGCTCTCGAACACCGAGCAGCCCTGCGAGGACCTCGGGGTCGCGAACACGATCGCGAGCCTGCGGCCGATGCTGAACGCGCCGAACGCGACGCTCCGGGCGTCCCACAAGTTCGCGACCGCGGGCGCGCTCGCCGAAGCCGACATCCAGGTGCCGGACGCGCTGCTGGCGCTCGATGCGACGACGCTGAACGCCGCGCGGGAGGAGTTCGGCGACGAAGCCGTGTACAAGACCGCGATCGGGACCCACGGCGGCGGGACGTGGAAGGTCGGGCGAGACGAGCACGTGAACCCGAAGGTCGGGAACCGGTACGCGTTCCTCCAGAGCCTCATCGAGCGCGACGACCAGGACCACCGCGACATCCGCGTGTACGTCGTCGGTGACGAGGTCGTCGGCGCGATGTACCGGTACGCGCCCGACAACGACTGGCGGACGAACGTCGCGCTCGGCGGGAGCGTCGAGGACGCGACCGGCGACCTCCCCGACGAGGTCGTCGACATCGCGACGGAGGCGTCGGACGTCGTCGGCCTGGACTACGCGGGCGTCGACATCGTCGAGGGGAACGAGGGCTGGTTCGTCCTCGAGGTCAACCCGACGGCGGGATTCAAGGGACTGTACGAGGCGACCGGGCGGAGTCCGGCGCCGTACATCGCGAAGCTCGCGATCGAACGGGCCGGTGGGAGCGTCGACGCGGAGCGCGTTCGCGAACTCTCGGCGACGCTCGACGACTCCGTGCCGTCGTGCAAGCCGCGCGCGCCGACGTCGGAGTCCGACGAACCGGTCGTCGTCGGGTACACGGAGGAGGTCGTCGTCCACGGCACGCAGGGCTCGAAGACGGTGCTCGCGAAGTCCGACACGGGCGCGACCCGCACCAGTATCGACACGAGCCTCGCCGCGGAGATCGGCGCCGGCCCGATCAAGTCCGTGATGAAGGTGAAGTCCGGGAGCCTGAAGAGCGGGAAGTCGCGACCGGTCGTCGACCTCGTCGTCGGCGTCGGCGGCCGCCAGCATACGGTCACGGCGAGCGTCGAGGACCGCAGTCACATGGACTACCCGCTCCTCCTCGGCCGGGACATCCTCGGGAACTACCAGGTGGACGTCTCCAAGCGCGTGGACGCGACCGAGGAAGCGGACGACGAGGAGGAAGAAGAGAGCCTGGAATAG
- a CDS encoding AzlD domain-containing protein, translating into MIDDAGVLWLVVLAGGVGTYALRASFVVVVGRVDEIPPRIERALEFVPAAVLAALVVPAVVAVDASGGALVLPTVAYSPKLPAAAIAALVAWKTENVLATIAAGMVALWTLQAI; encoded by the coding sequence ATGATCGACGACGCGGGCGTCCTCTGGCTGGTCGTGCTCGCCGGCGGCGTCGGCACGTACGCCCTCAGGGCGTCGTTCGTCGTCGTCGTCGGTCGCGTCGACGAGATCCCGCCACGCATCGAGCGCGCGCTCGAGTTCGTGCCCGCGGCAGTCCTCGCCGCACTCGTCGTCCCCGCCGTCGTCGCCGTCGACGCGTCCGGCGGGGCGCTCGTCCTCCCGACGGTGGCGTACTCGCCGAAGCTCCCGGCCGCGGCGATCGCGGCGCTCGTCGCCTGGAAGACCGAGAACGTGCTCGCGACGATCGCCGCCGGGATGGTCGCCCTCTGGACGCTTCAAGCCATCTAG
- a CDS encoding AzlC family ABC transporter permease, giving the protein MSDRADAIDGARAISPFLLGVVPFGLVYGVTAIDRGLDPTLVAAMSAIVFAGAAQLAAVDLIAKGSPAVVVLATILVVNLRYPMYAASIAPHFRAFTTRSRAICAYLMTDQAYAVALTEYREQDTSPDRRLWYYVGAAFTLWIAWQLSTITGILVGARVPPGLSLEFAIPLTFLALLVPNVTDRASALAALVGGVGTVLGANLPYDVSLVAAALAGVVVATILDDALATDATDGSAEEEA; this is encoded by the coding sequence GTGAGTGATCGGGCGGACGCCATCGACGGCGCACGCGCGATCAGTCCGTTCCTCCTCGGCGTCGTCCCGTTCGGCCTCGTGTACGGTGTGACGGCGATCGACCGCGGGCTCGACCCGACGCTCGTCGCGGCGATGTCCGCGATCGTGTTCGCGGGCGCGGCTCAGCTCGCCGCGGTCGACCTCATCGCGAAGGGCTCGCCCGCGGTCGTCGTCCTCGCGACGATCCTCGTCGTGAACCTCCGGTACCCGATGTACGCGGCGAGCATCGCGCCGCACTTCCGCGCGTTCACCACGCGTTCCCGCGCGATCTGTGCGTACCTGATGACCGATCAGGCGTACGCCGTCGCACTCACCGAGTACCGCGAGCAAGACACCAGTCCCGACCGGCGGCTCTGGTACTACGTCGGCGCCGCCTTCACGCTCTGGATCGCGTGGCAGCTGTCCACGATCACGGGCATCCTCGTCGGCGCGCGCGTCCCACCGGGGCTCTCCCTCGAGTTCGCCATCCCCCTCACGTTCCTCGCGCTCCTCGTCCCGAACGTCACCGACAGGGCGAGTGCGCTCGCGGCGCTCGTCGGCGGCGTCGGCACCGTCCTCGGGGCGAACCTCCCCTACGACGTGTCGCTCGTCGCCGCGGCGCTCGCCGGCGTCGTCGTCGCGACGATCCTCGACGACGCACTCGCGACCGACGCCACCGACGGCTCGGCGGAGGAGGAGGCATGA
- a CDS encoding DNA-3-methyladenine glycosylase 2 family protein: MTNDSEATDAPEAVDDDPHPFLRADEYLGPAVAEHGELSVETAEDLFERLVVSILRQQVSMASAAATRERLFDAVDVTPDGIRAADDDVLRDVGLSRQKTRYVNAVAETFAERGYSVDHFADWDDDAVREALTSITGVGDWTANMQLLFALGREDVFPVGDLGVRKGMRRVFPDGDDLSRSEMVGRAERWKPYRSYATLYLWRIEEDVVDGVDEVVED; this comes from the coding sequence GTGACGAACGACTCGGAAGCCACCGACGCTCCGGAAGCCGTCGACGACGACCCGCACCCGTTCCTCCGAGCGGACGAGTATCTCGGACCGGCCGTCGCCGAGCACGGCGAACTCTCCGTCGAGACCGCCGAGGACCTCTTCGAGCGCCTCGTCGTCTCGATCCTCCGACAGCAGGTGTCGATGGCGAGCGCGGCGGCGACCAGAGAGCGCCTGTTCGACGCCGTGGACGTCACGCCCGACGGGATTCGCGCCGCCGACGACGACGTTTTGCGGGACGTCGGGCTGTCCCGGCAGAAGACGCGGTACGTGAACGCGGTCGCCGAGACGTTCGCCGAGCGCGGGTACTCGGTCGACCACTTCGCGGACTGGGACGACGACGCCGTCCGCGAGGCTCTCACGTCGATCACGGGCGTCGGCGACTGGACCGCGAACATGCAGCTCTTGTTCGCGCTCGGCCGCGAGGATGTCTTCCCGGTCGGCGACCTCGGCGTCCGCAAAGGGATGCGGCGCGTGTTCCCCGACGGCGACGACCTCTCGCGCAGCGAGATGGTCGGGCGCGCCGAACGCTGGAAGCCGTACCGGAGCTACGCGACGCTCTACCTCTGGCGGATCGAGGAAGACGTCGTCGACGGCGTCGACGAAGTGGTGGAGGACTGA